In one Desulfoferula mesophila genomic region, the following are encoded:
- the nuoE gene encoding NADH-quinone oxidoreductase subunit NuoE has protein sequence MLPAKLKKTLKRDIKQSGHPREKAVDVMYAVQSHYGYLSDEGLAEAAELLGMSELELEELATFYDYIYRRPVGKYVLHVCDGVVCWMCHEGWECVGEEESIVTYLCARLGVEVGETTPDGLFTVLPSACIGYCENAPAMLVNGKPYGPLTPASLDEVLEELRNQPPEEMVVDR, from the coding sequence ATGCTGCCTGCGAAGCTGAAAAAGACGCTCAAGAGGGACATCAAGCAAAGCGGCCACCCCCGCGAAAAGGCCGTGGACGTAATGTACGCCGTGCAAAGCCACTACGGCTATCTCTCCGACGAGGGCCTGGCCGAGGCGGCCGAGCTGTTGGGCATGAGCGAGCTGGAGTTGGAGGAGCTGGCCACCTTTTACGACTACATCTACCGCCGCCCGGTGGGCAAGTACGTGCTGCACGTTTGCGACGGGGTGGTGTGCTGGATGTGCCACGAGGGCTGGGAGTGCGTGGGCGAGGAGGAGAGCATCGTCACCTACCTGTGCGCCCGCCTGGGGGTGGAGGTGGGCGAGACCACCCCGGACGGCTTGTTCACCGTGCTGCCTTCCGCCTGCATCGGCTATTGCGAAAACGCCCCGGCCATGCTGGTCAACGGCAAGCCCTACGGCCCGCTGACTCCGGCCTCGCTGGACGAGGTGCTGGAAGAGTTGAGGAATCAGCCGCCCGAGGAAATGGTAGTGGACCGCTGA
- a CDS encoding UbiA family prenyltransferase, producing MGLFFALSRTPHGILDLATPAVAALLWLGAFPPLATTLLGLLTAFAGYTAVYALNDLVDVANDKAQMAADERQDEKQGGYLDAVVVHHPVAQGLLSLPAALIWFLLWSAVAMVGAYLLNPVCLALFLAGAGLEVIYCLLLRISHLRTLVSGIVKTTGGMAAVFAVDPNPSPWFLFLLWAWLFCWEIGGQNLPADWHDLQEDHNSGARTMPVVYGLHRAGGIVFLSLSLTVILSLVVLAVAPLYVPWGVAIAAWVAGLYFLLVPAWNLWRDKAGIQATRLFNRASCYPLAMLTLVLLSLVLGAPGY from the coding sequence TTGGGCCTGTTTTTTGCCCTGTCGCGCACCCCTCACGGGATTTTGGATCTGGCCACCCCGGCCGTGGCCGCCTTGCTGTGGCTGGGAGCCTTCCCTCCGCTGGCCACCACCTTGTTGGGCCTGCTCACCGCCTTTGCCGGTTACACCGCGGTGTATGCCCTCAACGATCTGGTGGACGTGGCCAACGACAAGGCCCAGATGGCGGCCGACGAACGCCAAGACGAAAAGCAGGGAGGTTACTTGGACGCGGTGGTGGTGCACCATCCCGTGGCCCAGGGCCTGCTCAGCCTGCCCGCCGCCCTTATCTGGTTCCTGTTGTGGTCGGCCGTGGCCATGGTGGGAGCCTATCTGCTCAACCCGGTTTGCCTGGCGCTCTTTTTGGCCGGGGCCGGCCTGGAGGTGATTTACTGCCTGCTGCTCAGGATCAGCCACTTGCGCACCCTGGTCAGCGGGATAGTGAAAACCACCGGAGGCATGGCCGCGGTGTTCGCGGTGGACCCCAACCCCTCGCCCTGGTTTTTATTTTTGTTATGGGCCTGGCTTTTTTGTTGGGAGATCGGCGGGCAGAACCTCCCCGCCGACTGGCACGACCTGCAGGAAGACCACAACTCCGGCGCCCGGACCATGCCGGTGGTTTACGGGCTGCACCGGGCCGGGGGCATAGTCTTCCTCAGCCTGAGCCTCACGGTTATCTTGAGCCTGGTGGTCCTGGCCGTGGCCCCGCTGTACGTTCCCTGGGGGGTGGCCATCGCCGCCTGGGTGGCGGGTCTGTATTTTCTCTTGGTTCCGGCCTGGAATCTGTGGCGCGACAAGGCCGGCATCCAGGCGACGCGCCTGTTCAACCGGGCCAGCTGTTATCCCCTGGCCATGCTCACCCTGGTTCTGCTCAGCCTCGTGTTGGGCGCGCCGGGCTATTGA
- a CDS encoding NADH-quinone oxidoreductase subunit B/C/D codes for MTNLALGGMDAVINWARSYSLWPLFFGLSCCFVEEATAFTSRYDLSRFGAEVFRGSPRQADLLIVSGTIFKKIAPVVLRLYNQMPEPKWVISMGSCCNSGGMYDVYSVVQGLDQILPVDVYIPGCPPRPEAVLEGLVLLQEKIKLERPTRRILHLAGGSQGGRRDHLRLGVDKDRDPRGPGYQQVPVRGSSVSPPGFEDSRARNMWTPPAPTVEFTPVDRSLIGQLHQRFGDEVRVQAASNDHLTVHADSAQVPEVMRFLKEQSEPRHQRLEDLTAIDESARRAAQDRAGYSLVYQAMSFDNASRVRVKALVDARRPQAPSLTDLWPSANWYERETYDLFGIEFEGHPDLRRILLPHDWEGHPLRKGYEGRATRMPPYTQTDALNRQPLDGGALVDSRGGELMVLNVGPHHYSTHGLLRVVVALDGETIEDIALDIGFHHRGVEKMGERQSWHQFIPYTDRVDYLSGAGNNLAYLCAVEALAGIEVPPRAQFIRVMLTELYRISNHLVYYGTFVQDLGAMSPIFYQFREREMIMDIAELITGGRLHPSWFRLGGVAMDLPDGWREAVKRFVEVFEERLEEYEKLVRQNPIFRKRTEGVGVLGLNQAIEWGVSGPSLRACGLEWDLRKKMPYAGYDKFYFEVPTATGGDCFARYLVRVAEMRQSLEIVKQAMEGMPQGRYLSDDYRYHLPEKKDTLQDIESLIHHFINATRGPRIPQGEFYHAVETPRGEQGYYVVSDGGNAAYRLRIRAPGFANMQVLPGICRGLTLPDLVAVLGSWDFILPDIDR; via the coding sequence CTGACCAATCTGGCCCTGGGGGGGATGGACGCGGTAATCAACTGGGCCCGCAGCTACAGCCTGTGGCCCCTGTTCTTCGGGCTTAGCTGCTGTTTCGTGGAGGAGGCAACCGCCTTCACCTCCCGTTACGACCTGTCCCGCTTCGGCGCCGAGGTCTTTCGCGGCTCGCCGCGCCAGGCGGACCTGCTCATCGTTTCGGGCACCATCTTCAAAAAAATCGCTCCGGTGGTGCTTCGGCTCTACAACCAGATGCCCGAGCCCAAGTGGGTCATCTCCATGGGCTCCTGCTGCAATTCCGGCGGCATGTACGACGTCTACAGCGTGGTGCAGGGCCTGGACCAGATCCTGCCGGTGGACGTGTACATACCCGGCTGCCCTCCCCGGCCCGAAGCGGTTCTGGAAGGCCTGGTGCTCTTGCAGGAAAAGATCAAGCTGGAGCGCCCCACCCGCCGGATTTTGCATCTCGCCGGAGGAAGCCAGGGGGGCCGCCGGGACCACCTGCGCCTGGGTGTGGACAAGGACCGCGATCCCCGAGGGCCGGGCTACCAGCAGGTGCCGGTGCGCGGCAGCTCGGTAAGCCCGCCCGGTTTTGAGGATAGCCGCGCCCGCAACATGTGGACCCCGCCGGCCCCAACCGTGGAGTTCACCCCGGTGGACCGCTCCCTCATCGGTCAGTTGCACCAGCGCTTTGGCGATGAGGTGCGTGTGCAGGCCGCCAGCAACGACCACCTCACGGTGCACGCGGATTCGGCCCAGGTGCCCGAGGTGATGAGGTTCCTGAAGGAGCAGAGCGAGCCCCGGCATCAGCGCCTGGAGGACCTCACCGCCATCGATGAATCGGCCCGCCGGGCGGCCCAGGACCGCGCCGGCTACAGCCTGGTCTACCAGGCGATGTCCTTTGACAACGCCAGCCGGGTGCGGGTCAAGGCCCTGGTGGATGCCCGCCGCCCCCAGGCGCCGAGCCTCACGGACCTTTGGCCCTCGGCCAACTGGTACGAGCGCGAGACCTACGACCTGTTCGGCATAGAGTTCGAGGGCCACCCGGACCTCAGGCGCATTCTGCTGCCCCACGACTGGGAGGGACACCCCCTGCGCAAGGGCTACGAGGGGCGGGCCACCCGGATGCCGCCCTACACCCAGACCGACGCCCTGAACCGCCAGCCCCTGGACGGCGGCGCCCTGGTGGACTCCCGGGGCGGCGAGCTGATGGTGCTTAACGTGGGGCCCCACCACTACAGCACCCACGGCCTCCTCAGGGTGGTGGTGGCCCTGGACGGCGAGACCATCGAGGACATAGCCCTGGACATAGGCTTTCACCACCGGGGGGTGGAGAAGATGGGCGAACGCCAGTCCTGGCACCAGTTCATCCCCTACACCGACCGGGTGGACTACCTGTCCGGCGCGGGCAACAACCTGGCCTATCTGTGCGCGGTGGAGGCCCTGGCCGGCATCGAGGTGCCCCCACGGGCCCAGTTCATCCGGGTGATGCTCACCGAGCTTTACCGCATCAGCAACCACCTGGTCTATTACGGCACCTTTGTGCAGGACCTGGGGGCCATGAGCCCCATCTTCTATCAGTTCCGGGAACGCGAAATGATCATGGACATCGCGGAGCTGATCACCGGGGGACGCCTGCACCCCTCCTGGTTCCGGCTGGGCGGGGTGGCCATGGACCTGCCCGACGGCTGGCGCGAGGCGGTGAAGCGTTTCGTCGAGGTATTCGAAGAACGCCTGGAAGAATACGAGAAGCTGGTGCGCCAAAACCCAATCTTCCGCAAACGGACCGAAGGGGTGGGCGTGCTGGGGTTGAACCAGGCGATCGAATGGGGCGTGAGCGGGCCCAGCCTGCGGGCCTGCGGCCTGGAATGGGACCTGCGCAAGAAAATGCCCTATGCGGGCTATGACAAGTTTTACTTCGAGGTGCCCACCGCCACGGGCGGCGACTGCTTCGCGCGCTACCTGGTGCGGGTGGCCGAGATGCGTCAAAGCCTGGAGATCGTCAAGCAGGCCATGGAGGGCATGCCCCAGGGGCGCTACCTGAGCGACGACTACCGCTATCACCTGCCCGAGAAAAAGGACACCCTCCAGGACATCGAGAGCCTGATCCACCATTTCATCAACGCCACCCGCGGCCCCAGGATTCCCCAGGGCGAGTTCTACCACGCCGTGGAGACCCCCCGGGGCGAGCAGGGCTACTACGTGGTCAGCGACGGAGGCAATGCGGCTTACCGGCTGCGCATCCGGGCCCCCGGCTTTGCCAACATGCAGGTCTTGCCCGGCATATGCCGGGGACTCACCCTGCCCGACCTGGTGGCGGTGCTGGGCTCGTGGGACTTCATCCTGCCGGACATCGATCGCTAG
- a CDS encoding complex I 51 kDa subunit family protein has translation MSEQVLLQNRRPDRPATLEEYRASGGYEALAKVLGKAKPRDLTKMVLDSGLKGRGGAGFPTGRKWSFLREDAPHPRYVIPNTDEMEPGTFKDRILVGADPHQIIEGTILAGYANQAQRAVIFIRPSYELEAEILEGEFAKLREANLLGTDILGSGFDFDITLHRSAGRYICGEASAQVKAIQGERPRPDKESHMTDSGLWGRPTIVNNVETLACLPHILRHGAEWFKGLALTPGGDGTKLFGVSGMVNKPDCYETPMGTPLREIIFEHAGGMKGGREFKACLTGGASTKLLPAQHLDVAMDFESLAKIGHRLGTGAIIVFDQGACLVSACLNLLTFFARESCGWCTPCREGLPYMRHLLLRIELGDADEGCVKRLREMAHYIDHSYCAFAPGAAAPVLGLLEYFEDEVLEHISQGCCPYKGV, from the coding sequence GTGAGCGAGCAAGTTCTACTGCAAAATCGCCGGCCCGACCGGCCCGCCACCCTGGAGGAATACCGGGCCTCCGGTGGTTACGAGGCCCTGGCCAAGGTGCTGGGCAAGGCCAAGCCCCGCGATCTGACCAAGATGGTGCTGGACTCCGGCCTCAAGGGCCGGGGGGGCGCGGGCTTCCCCACGGGCCGCAAGTGGAGCTTTTTGCGGGAGGACGCTCCGCATCCGCGCTATGTGATCCCCAACACCGACGAGATGGAGCCAGGCACCTTCAAGGACCGCATCCTTGTGGGGGCGGACCCGCACCAGATCATCGAGGGGACCATCTTGGCGGGCTACGCCAACCAGGCCCAACGGGCGGTCATCTTCATCCGCCCCTCCTACGAGCTGGAGGCGGAGATATTGGAGGGCGAGTTCGCCAAGCTGCGCGAAGCCAACCTGCTGGGGACCGACATCCTGGGCAGCGGCTTCGACTTTGACATCACCCTGCACCGCAGCGCCGGGCGCTACATCTGCGGCGAAGCCTCGGCCCAGGTAAAGGCCATCCAGGGCGAGCGGCCCCGCCCGGACAAGGAAAGCCACATGACCGATAGCGGTCTCTGGGGCCGGCCCACCATCGTCAACAACGTGGAGACCCTGGCCTGCCTGCCCCACATCTTGCGCCACGGGGCGGAGTGGTTCAAGGGCCTGGCCCTGACCCCCGGCGGCGACGGCACCAAGCTTTTCGGGGTGAGCGGCATGGTGAACAAGCCCGACTGCTACGAAACGCCCATGGGCACGCCGCTGAGGGAGATCATCTTCGAGCACGCCGGGGGCATGAAAGGCGGCCGCGAGTTCAAGGCCTGCCTCACCGGCGGGGCTTCCACCAAACTCTTGCCCGCCCAGCATTTGGACGTGGCCATGGATTTCGAGTCGTTGGCCAAGATAGGCCACCGCCTGGGCACCGGAGCCATCATCGTCTTCGACCAGGGGGCCTGCCTGGTTTCGGCCTGCCTGAACCTGCTCACCTTCTTTGCCCGGGAGTCCTGCGGCTGGTGCACGCCCTGCCGGGAAGGGCTGCCCTACATGCGCCATCTGCTGCTCAGGATCGAGCTGGGCGACGCCGACGAGGGCTGCGTAAAAAGGCTGCGGGAGATGGCCCACTACATAGACCATTCCTACTGCGCCTTTGCCCCCGGGGCCGCCGCCCCGGTACTGGGCTTGCTGGAATATTTCGAGGACGAAGTGCTGGAGCATATTTCCCAGGGTTGTTGCCCCTACAAGGGCGTTTGA
- a CDS encoding NADH-quinone oxidoreductase subunit A: protein MDPAVFKPWEMELLGWLIYVGMVLGLLAAFLFMAWWLGEKRQARDKDMPYECGIVPTGSARFAFPAVFYLVAVFFLVFDIEGVFIFTWAVAAKDLGFLGWLRMSLFIFVLLLSLFYIWSKGGLTWGRRSPGNPAD, encoded by the coding sequence TTGGACCCGGCTGTATTCAAACCTTGGGAAATGGAGCTTTTGGGCTGGCTCATCTATGTGGGGATGGTGCTGGGCCTGCTGGCTGCCTTTTTGTTCATGGCCTGGTGGCTGGGCGAAAAACGCCAGGCCAGGGACAAGGACATGCCCTATGAATGCGGCATCGTGCCCACCGGCTCGGCCCGCTTCGCCTTCCCCGCGGTGTTCTATCTAGTCGCGGTGTTCTTCCTGGTGTTCGACATAGAGGGCGTGTTCATCTTCACCTGGGCGGTGGCGGCCAAGGACCTGGGCTTTCTCGGCTGGTTGCGGATGAGCTTGTTCATCTTCGTGTTGCTCTTGAGTTTGTTCTACATCTGGTCCAAAGGAGGTTTGACTTGGGGAAGACGATCCCCCGGCAACCCCGCGGACTGA
- the tkt gene encoding transketolase → MASNNQDDFLRPASELDQSCINTIRFLAVDAVQKANSGHPGMPMGSAAKTFTLWDRFLRFNPRDPAWPNRDRYVLSAGHGSMLLYALLHLTGYDLPLEQIENFRQWHSLTPGHPEHPHTPGVEATTGPLGQGISNAVGMALAERALAARFNRPGHTVVEHFTYVDASDGDLMEGVASEAASLAGHLKLGKLIVMYDDNHISIEGDTAIAFTEDRAARFEAYGWQVLGVPEGNNVQAVAAALQAAREDGERPSFIHVRTHIGFGSPHKQDSPDAHGSPLGPEEVELTKRNLGWPLEPAFLIPDEVREYMGRAVGRGEAWQKQWEEAFAAYEKEFPDLAAEFRRTQRGELAQGWDRDLPVFQPEDGPLATRKASGKVINALAPHVPELMGGSADLAPSTNTLVSEGGAFQPDSPAGRNLHFGVREHAMTAVLNGMALHQGLIPYGATFLIFSDYLRPSLRLAALSELKIILVFTHDSIGLGEDGPTHQPVEQLLGLRSVPGVLLLRPADANETVAAWRVALEHQGGPVVLVLSRQKLPILDMGRYPSLAAGVAKGGYVLSPAAEGPEALALVATGSEVSLALAARAQLAEQGVAARVVSLPAWHLFRQQPEEYRRQVLPEGLPLLILEAGVSLGWQPYLRPDPLVDTVSVDTFGASAPGGEVMAHYGFSLDNVCRKALDLVGRTKQSAK, encoded by the coding sequence ATGGCTAGCAACAATCAAGACGATTTTCTCCGGCCCGCCTCGGAGCTGGACCAGAGCTGTATCAACACCATCCGCTTTTTGGCGGTGGACGCGGTGCAAAAGGCCAACTCGGGCCACCCGGGCATGCCCATGGGCAGCGCGGCCAAGACCTTCACCCTGTGGGACCGTTTTCTGCGCTTCAACCCCCGCGACCCCGCCTGGCCCAACCGTGACCGCTACGTGCTTTCGGCCGGGCACGGTTCCATGCTGCTTTACGCCCTGCTGCACCTGACCGGCTACGACCTGCCCCTGGAGCAGATCGAGAACTTCCGCCAGTGGCACAGCCTGACTCCCGGCCACCCGGAACACCCCCACACCCCGGGAGTGGAGGCCACCACCGGACCGCTGGGCCAGGGCATTAGCAACGCGGTGGGCATGGCCCTGGCCGAAAGGGCCCTGGCCGCGCGCTTCAACCGGCCGGGGCATACGGTGGTGGAGCACTTCACCTACGTGGACGCCAGCGACGGCGACCTCATGGAGGGGGTGGCCAGCGAGGCCGCCTCCCTGGCCGGGCATCTGAAGCTGGGCAAACTCATCGTCATGTACGACGACAACCACATCTCCATCGAGGGCGACACGGCCATAGCCTTTACCGAGGACCGCGCCGCCCGCTTCGAGGCCTACGGCTGGCAGGTGCTGGGCGTGCCCGAGGGCAACAACGTGCAGGCCGTGGCCGCCGCCCTGCAGGCCGCCAGGGAGGACGGCGAAAGGCCCTCCTTCATTCACGTGCGCACCCACATCGGCTTTGGCAGCCCCCACAAGCAGGATTCTCCCGATGCCCACGGCTCGCCCCTGGGGCCGGAGGAAGTGGAGCTGACCAAGCGCAACCTTGGCTGGCCCCTGGAGCCCGCTTTCCTGATCCCCGACGAGGTGCGCGAGTACATGGGACGGGCCGTGGGGCGCGGGGAGGCTTGGCAAAAGCAGTGGGAAGAGGCCTTTGCCGCCTACGAGAAGGAGTTTCCCGACCTGGCCGCCGAGTTCCGGCGGACCCAGCGGGGGGAATTGGCCCAGGGCTGGGATCGCGACCTGCCGGTGTTCCAGCCGGAAGACGGCCCCCTGGCCACCCGCAAGGCCAGCGGCAAGGTCATCAACGCCCTGGCGCCGCACGTGCCCGAGCTGATGGGCGGCTCGGCCGATCTGGCCCCCAGCACCAACACCCTGGTCAGCGAAGGGGGAGCCTTCCAGCCGGACAGCCCGGCCGGGCGCAACCTGCACTTCGGGGTGCGCGAGCACGCCATGACCGCGGTGCTCAACGGCATGGCCCTGCACCAGGGCCTGATCCCCTATGGAGCCACCTTCCTCATCTTCAGCGACTATCTACGGCCCTCCCTGCGCCTGGCCGCCTTGAGCGAGCTGAAGATCATCCTGGTGTTCACCCACGACAGCATCGGCCTGGGCGAGGACGGCCCCACCCACCAACCGGTGGAACAGCTCCTGGGCTTGCGTTCGGTGCCGGGCGTGCTCCTGCTGCGCCCGGCCGACGCCAACGAGACCGTCGCCGCCTGGCGCGTGGCCCTGGAGCACCAGGGCGGGCCGGTGGTTCTGGTCCTGAGCCGGCAGAAGCTGCCCATCCTGGACATGGGGCGCTATCCCAGCCTGGCCGCGGGCGTGGCCAAGGGCGGCTACGTGCTCAGCCCGGCCGCCGAGGGCCCGGAGGCCCTGGCCCTGGTGGCCACCGGCTCGGAGGTGTCCCTGGCCCTGGCCGCCCGGGCCCAGCTGGCCGAGCAGGGCGTGGCCGCCAGGGTGGTGAGCCTGCCGGCCTGGCATCTGTTCCGCCAGCAACCCGAGGAGTACCGTCGCCAGGTGTTGCCCGAGGGGCTGCCGCTTCTCATCCTCGAGGCCGGGGTGAGCCTGGGTTGGCAGCCTTACCTGCGGCCCGATCCCCTGGTGGACACGGTGAGCGTGGACACCTTCGGAGCCTCGGCTCCCGGCGGGGAGGTGATGGCCCACTACGGCTTCAGCCTGGACAACGTGTGCCGCAAGGCGCTGGATTTGGTGGGGCGGACCAAACAATCCGCTAAATGA